A single region of the Pseudomonadota bacterium genome encodes:
- a CDS encoding HupE/UreJ family protein, protein MKIDRPIRHGWWVAGLVLLTLALDAQAHGFRPAELEIDEVGAGIFLVRWAPNDAAEATEFVGIAPLRLHLPEHCERTRFIGDSTADYFRLDCGAESLLGGCLRVQGFASSNAQAIAKLRLRGGSARSRLLTYGNDTWCLDSPRGWMDSASSYFSAGLSHILDGADHLLFLLTLVLIFRRTTLRLALITAFTVGHSLSLALATLGWLTPPMAAIEILIAWTVAFAAYEACQGLDHDTSAPSSITQRLPWLVTGGFGFVHGFGFASALREIGFGDGGELVLPLLSFNLGVEAGQVLVLAVVLLAEFALRRLPLAPDDGRRLARVGAVAIGSIAIYWVLERGADLLLTV, encoded by the coding sequence ATGAAAATCGATAGGCCCATTCGGCACGGTTGGTGGGTTGCAGGCCTCGTCCTGCTGACGCTGGCGCTCGACGCCCAGGCCCACGGCTTCCGCCCCGCGGAGCTAGAGATCGACGAGGTCGGCGCTGGCATCTTCCTGGTGCGCTGGGCACCGAACGACGCAGCGGAGGCCACGGAGTTCGTGGGCATCGCGCCCCTGCGACTTCACCTCCCCGAGCACTGCGAGCGCACGCGCTTCATCGGTGACAGCACCGCCGATTACTTTCGCCTCGATTGTGGCGCTGAATCGCTGCTCGGCGGCTGCCTCCGCGTGCAGGGCTTTGCGAGCTCGAACGCCCAGGCGATCGCGAAGCTGCGCCTGCGTGGCGGCAGTGCGCGAAGCCGCCTGCTCACCTACGGCAACGACACCTGGTGCCTGGACAGCCCGCGAGGCTGGATGGACAGCGCCTCAAGCTACTTCTCGGCCGGCCTGAGCCACATCCTGGACGGCGCGGATCACCTGCTGTTCCTGCTCACCCTCGTGCTCATCTTCCGCCGCACCACCCTGCGCCTGGCGCTGATCACCGCGTTCACCGTAGGCCACAGCCTCTCCCTCGCCCTGGCGACCCTGGGATGGCTCACACCGCCCATGGCGGCCATCGAGATCCTGATCGCCTGGACCGTCGCCTTCGCCGCCTACGAGGCCTGTCAGGGCCTCGACCACGACACCTCAGCGCCATCCTCGATCACGCAGAGGCTCCCTTGGCTCGTCACCGGTGGGTTCGGCTTCGTGCACGGCTTCGGCTTCGCCTCGGCGCTGCGCGAGATCGGCTTCGGCGACGGCGGAGAACTGGTGCTCCCGCTCCTGTCCTTCAACCTCGGGGTGGAAGCGGGCCAGGTGCTCGTGCTGGCGGTGGTGTTACTGGCGGAGTTCGCCCTGCGCCGGCTGCCCCTCGCCCCCGACGATGGTCGACGGTTGGCCCGTGTGGGCGCGGTGGCGATCGGCAGCATCGCCATCTACTGGGTCTTGGAGCGCGGCGCGGACTTGCTGCTGACCGTGTGA
- the queC gene encoding 7-cyano-7-deazaguanine synthase QueC, whose product MSDAVQKPRAVVLLSGGLDSATVLAIAREGGYACHALSVDYGQRHRAELQAAERVATALGAVAHRVVKVDLASLGGSALTDEAIEVPDAGTSPEAIPATYVPARNTVMLSLALAYAEVIGATDIFAGMNAVDYSGYPDCRPEYVEQFQRLANLATKAGVSGAAIQVKAPLIQLSKAQIIRTGEVLGVDYAMTVSCYQADEDGRACGRCDACQLRREGFEAAGIADPTRYR is encoded by the coding sequence ATGAGCGACGCAGTGCAAAAGCCGCGTGCCGTGGTGTTGCTGTCGGGGGGCTTGGACTCCGCCACCGTGCTGGCCATCGCCCGCGAGGGTGGCTACGCCTGCCATGCCCTGAGCGTCGATTACGGGCAGCGCCACCGGGCCGAGCTGCAAGCGGCGGAGCGGGTGGCCACGGCCCTTGGCGCCGTCGCCCATCGCGTCGTGAAGGTAGACCTCGCGAGCCTCGGCGGCAGCGCCCTGACCGACGAGGCCATCGAGGTGCCCGATGCGGGCACCAGCCCGGAAGCGATCCCCGCCACCTACGTGCCGGCCCGCAACACGGTCATGCTATCGCTGGCCCTGGCCTACGCCGAGGTGATCGGCGCCACAGACATCTTTGCCGGCATGAATGCCGTGGACTATTCCGGCTATCCGGACTGTCGCCCCGAGTACGTCGAGCAGTTCCAGCGCCTCGCCAACCTGGCGACTAAGGCGGGCGTCAGCGGGGCCGCGATCCAGGTCAAGGCGCCCCTGATCCAGCTGTCGAAGGCGCAGATCATTCGCACCGGCGAAGTGCTCGGCGTGGACTACGCGATGACCGTCTCCTGCTACCAAGCCGACGAGGACGGCCGCGCTTGCGGTCGCTGCGATGCGTGCCAGCTGCGGCGCGAGGGGTTCGAGGCGGCCGGCATCGCCGACCCGACGCGCTACCGCTAG
- the queE gene encoding 7-carboxy-7-deazaguanine synthase QueE, giving the protein MSVTSLSPRSAGESAHGADRLRISEIFLSLQGEADTAGAPTTFVRLTGCPLRCVYCDTAYAFNGGEVKTLDEILAQVAANGVEHVCVTGGEPLAQRSVLTLMGRLCDAGHRVSLETSGAMDIGEVDPRVVRVVDIKTPASGEVHRNVASNLTLLNSNDRVKFVICDRADYEWSRRFIAEHALAERCPVFLSPSHEVLAPRDLADWIVADRLPVRLQVQLHKYLWGDVPGV; this is encoded by the coding sequence TTGAGCGTCACCTCGCTCTCGCCGCGCTCAGCCGGAGAGTCGGCGCACGGCGCCGACCGCCTGCGGATCAGCGAGATCTTCCTGAGCCTGCAGGGCGAGGCGGACACGGCCGGCGCACCTACCACCTTCGTCAGGCTCACCGGCTGCCCCCTGCGCTGCGTCTATTGCGATACGGCCTACGCCTTCAACGGGGGCGAGGTGAAGACTCTCGATGAGATCCTCGCCCAGGTGGCTGCCAACGGCGTCGAGCACGTCTGCGTCACCGGCGGCGAACCCCTCGCGCAGCGATCCGTGCTCACCCTGATGGGCCGCCTGTGCGACGCGGGCCATCGCGTCTCCCTGGAGACCAGCGGTGCCATGGATATCGGTGAGGTCGACCCACGCGTGGTGCGCGTGGTGGACATCAAGACGCCCGCCTCCGGCGAGGTGCACCGAAACGTCGCTAGCAACCTAACGCTTCTGAACAGTAACGATCGGGTCAAGTTCGTGATCTGCGACCGGGCGGACTACGAGTGGAGTCGGCGTTTCATCGCCGAGCACGCGTTGGCCGAGCGTTGTCCGGTGTTCCTGTCGCCGAGCCACGAGGTGCTCGCGCCGCGCGACCTCGCCGATTGGATCGTCGCCGACCGCTTGCCCGTGCGCTTGCAAGTGCAACTGCACAAGTACCTCTGGGGCGACGTGCCTGGCGTATGA
- the ybgF gene encoding tol-pal system protein YbgF has protein sequence MAVRTSTRTAALVVASSALIAAGCVTVPPEDDPVLLKIGELESRLSSLESRLDNEGMVSMVGELQRLQEEVRLLRGDVEVTRNDMATLEQNQRNMFVQIDDRVNAVESAPSVPGAAPAPVGDPGNALATPLSDSELYDNGFDLLKRQQYEQAREVFAELVRSQPQSNLAGAAQYWYGETYYVRRDFETARDAFARVLAEYPRSSKAADAQLKLGFCHYELQQWSQARATLEEVLARYGGSSAARLAADRLDRMQQEGR, from the coding sequence ATGGCCGTTAGGACGAGCACGCGCACGGCAGCGCTGGTCGTCGCCAGCAGCGCGCTGATCGCGGCGGGTTGCGTCACCGTCCCGCCGGAGGACGATCCCGTGCTGCTGAAGATCGGCGAACTCGAGTCGCGCCTGAGCAGCCTCGAATCGCGCCTCGACAACGAAGGCATGGTGAGCATGGTCGGCGAGCTGCAGCGTCTGCAGGAGGAGGTTCGACTCCTTCGCGGCGATGTCGAAGTGACCCGCAACGATATGGCAACGCTGGAGCAGAACCAGCGCAACATGTTCGTGCAGATCGACGATCGCGTGAACGCCGTCGAATCGGCACCGTCGGTGCCGGGCGCCGCGCCGGCGCCCGTCGGTGATCCGGGCAACGCGCTGGCGACGCCCCTCAGTGACTCGGAGCTCTACGACAACGGCTTCGATCTCCTGAAGCGTCAGCAGTACGAGCAGGCCCGTGAGGTGTTTGCGGAGCTCGTGCGCAGCCAGCCCCAGAGCAACCTCGCCGGCGCCGCCCAGTACTGGTACGGCGAGACCTACTACGTGCGCCGCGACTTCGAGACGGCGCGCGACGCCTTCGCCCGCGTGTTGGCCGAGTACCCTCGCTCCAGCAAGGCGGCTGATGCGCAGCTGAAGCTCGGGTTCTGCCACTACGAACTGCAGCAGTGGAGCCAGGCCCGCGCCACCCTCGAAGAGGTGCTGGCCCGCTACGGCGGCAGCTCCGCCGCACGCCTCGCCGCCGATCGCCTCGATCGCATGCAGCAGGAAGGTCGGTAG